The Desmospora profundinema sequence CGGCGGCGAACGCGTCATCCTTGTCCCCTGACAGCCGCCACACCTCAAAGAAGCGGACAAAATTCATCAGGCGGACGGCGGTGCCGTGGTCATGCCAGGACATCTCCGTCGCCGGGTCGTCATAAGGGTTCCCTTCCACCCAATCAGCTACCAGGTCTTTTCCCCTGTTCAGGTATTTTTCTTCCCCGGTGTGACGATAGGCCTCCGTCAGGTACTCCAGGAAGATCATATTATGTAGATACAACTGCCAGGAACGGTTGTTGAAGGGATCTTCCTTCCAGGTGAGATCCGATGGCAGCTTCACCTCTTCCCATCCGTCGTGAAGCCAATACCGGTTCTCCAGGATCCCGTCGGCCAAGCGTACATATTCCTCCGGGCTGAAGGATCGCTGCTGGAAGGTGTGGCGCTCTTCTTCATCCCGGTGCTTATCCAGCCATTCCCGGGCTTTCGACTGTTCCATCCCCGCCTCCGGCAACTCCTCTTTACCAAAAGAGAAGCATCCGGAGACAGCAAAGGAAGTCAGCAGAATGGACAGGAGAGCGACCATCGACCGTCTCCGCGTTTGAGTTCCCATGGCTTCCTCCTTTTCGTCTCCATACCGGCTCCGGTATCCATTAGTACTACAGTTGCATTTGTACGAAGAGTGTATTGAGCGTGGGTTGGTCGGGCTGGTGGGCTGTCTTCGATCTCTTGCAAAAAGCGCATAGCGAGACCGGAAGCGAAGCGACCTAGGCGAGACTTGTACTCTATGAGTACAAAGGATCGCTGCCTTCCCACCACCCTCCCTTCTCACATCTGCGCCTGCTCTTATAAGTACAACTATAGAATTATACCGGGGCGGTCATCACACGATCATACACCTGGCGGTAACGGATCACCACATCCCGCCAATCCCGGTTTTGCAACACCCATTCCCGGGCATGGCGTCCCATCCGTCCCGCTTCACCCGGCGCATGTAACGCTTGCGCCAAGGCATCCGTCAAAGCATCTACATCACCGCTCCGGAACACAATCCCCGTCTCCCCGTCGCGCACCATTTCTCTCAGCGCAGGCAAGTCACTAACCAGAACAGTCTTGGCGAGGGCCATCGCTTCCAGCGGCTTCAGAGGAGGGATCAACTCACACACAGAGGCTCCCATCCGGGGGAAGGGACACAAATCCACCAACGAATAATAGCGGGGCACTTCACTGTGCGCCACTCGGCCGGTAAAGATGACCCGATCACGGACCTGAAGCCGGGAAGCCCATTCTTTCAACCGCGGCAACTCCCGTCCACCGCCCACGATCAAGAGACGCAAATCGTCTCTCTCATCGGAAAGACGAGCAAATGCCTGGATGAGATCATCCAGCCCTTCGTACGGAGTGATCGATCCGATAAACCCGATGACCCGCTTTCCTTCCAACCCCCACTGTGCCGCCAATTCCAAATCCGGCGGCAGGGGCTCAAACTGGCGGGTGTCCACCCCGTTGGGGACCACCGTGATCTTGTCGGCGGAGACCCCTTCGTCCATCAGGTATTCTTTCAGGGTCTCCCCGATCACCACCACCTGGTCGGCGGCATGGATCACTTCCCGCTCCATGCGACGATGGCTTTCATATTTGGCCGAACCGTCGTAGCCTTCCACCGCAGCCGCCCGTGTCATCTCCCAAAACCCCCGCACCTCATAGATGAAAGGAATGCCGTGGGAACGGGCCGCCACCGCGGCGGGGTAGCCGTTAAAAAAGTTGGAGGCGGCGTGGATCGCTTCGGGGCGCACCTCTTCCACCACCCGCTCCAAAGCCTCGGCATACCGCTTCAAATAGGTATGGATCGGTGTAAACCGCAGTCGGTGATCCGCATCCACCAGACGGTAAGCCAACAAACCGTCCACCGCTTCCCGCAACACGCCGGTTTCATGGCTTTTTCCTTCGGGAAAGCCTAGGCGGGTAGCAACGACGGGACGGAAGCCGCGTTCCTTTTGAAAACGCAAAATCGCTTGGCTGCGAATGGCGTAACCGTTGCTGGTATAGGGCAGGGTGTTGTTCAGGACATGCAGGACTCTTCCCGAGACGGGGGTCCCTTTGCTCCCGCCTGCATCGGGAATTTGGAGGGGGGATCGGGCCAGCTCCACCTCATCCTGTAAGATGGCCCGTTTGCGCTGGGTACCGGTGGTGGGACGCAGACGGTGTTCCTCCTCCACCGATGCCAGGGCTTCTTCCACCCGGCCCAATTCGCGGCGGCACAAGCCCATATCCCGGTGCAGTTCCGCCGGTTCCAAGGCATGTGGATAATCCCGTTCCAACCGCTCCAAACAAGCCAGTGCGTAGAGGTACCGCTTCTCCTCCAGCAGAAAGGCGGCTGCTTCCTTTAAGGTACCGGCTTGGCGCACTTTCCCCTCCTCATCGGAGGGAGCCATGTGAAGCCAATCCTCCAGTTCCTCCACCACCCGGTGCGTCTCCCGCCGCCGAATGCGCCACATCAGTTCCACTTCACGGCGGAGCAGCCGTTCCACTCCCTCTTTTTCCAACAGAGCGAAAAACGAGGCGGCCGCTTCTTCGTCCACATCGCGGCGGTCTGCAAACAGGCGGGCAGTCTCGGCCAATACCTCTCCCACCTGATGGGGCAATTGCTGCCGGACCTCCCCGAGCTTGGACTGGAAGGCCTCCATCCCTTCGTGGAGAAGCGCGTCGGCCAATTCCCGGCTGTAGTGGATCGATTCCACCAATGCCTGCTTCCGCTCCACTTCCTTCCGGTCGGGAAAGCGGTGCCGGATTCTCTCCAGAAATCGCCCGCCTTCTTCCACCCGGTCCGCCCGTACGAGGGTGTCCACCCACAAGAGCTGCAGCTCCAACGAATCAGGCCAATCCCTGGCTGCCCGCTCCATAAGCGGCAGGAGCCATTCCTTCCGGCCGCGGGAGGTACTGTGGCGGTACAAAAACAGGTATTCGTCTTTTTCCAGGAAGGGGGACGGCCAGTCCCATCCCAAGCGGAGCAGACTTTCCACGTCACGAAGGTCGTAGTAGGTCCGTTTCAATACCTTGGCCGCCTTGTCGGACCCGGCGCTTAATTCATACGCCCGCTCCAGGAGGAGCCGCGCCTGGTCCCATTCCTTCTTTTTACGGAAATGGACACCCCGTTGGTAGAAAGGCACATCGGAAAAGGGATGGTCCTCAGAGAGCTGTTCCACCCAGGATTCCCAGGCATCCACTTCTCCCAGTTGCTGTGCCAATTGGTAGGCACGGCTATGGGTACCGGGGTGAACCGGGTTGAGTGTGAGCGCTTCTTCGATCATCCCGCGTGCATCCCGAAACTGACTGCGTGCGATATAGGCATCCGCCAGCAACAGTTTCCAACGGATGCTCCGCGGGAACCATTGTTTCAAAGCGGGTTTTTTCTGTACTCCATGGGACAACAGGCGTGCCAATAGGTAGCGAATCTGCTGTTTCATCCTGTTCCAGCCTCTCTCTTAAGATTTCGCTTCCATCCTGTTCGCGCTCATTCCGTACAGCTTAAGCAAGGTGGGTTCTTCCAGCCCCCAATGATACCGGTGCTTGTGCCGCCGGGCGCTCTCTTTCATCTGGATCCATTCCTCGCGGTTTCCCACCATCTCTCGCATCGCCTGACGCACAGCTCCCATCTCTCCCGGAGGGACCAACCGCCCCGCTCCGGTCTCCTCCACCACACGGCGCATCTCCGGCAAATCGCTGGCAATGACGGGAACTTCGGCCATCAGGTACTCATGCAATTTATTGGAACAAGCCGTATAGTGATTGAGACAAGTGTTTTCCAAGAGTTGCAGTCCCGCCCGGGCTCCGGCGGTGTAGGCGAGCAGTTCCTCGTGGGGAATTCGACCTAAAAATGTCACCCGGTCGCTTAAACCCAGCCGGGCCGCCTCTTGTTCCAAGGATGGACGCAGGCGGCCAAAGCCGATCACTGCCAAGTGTGCACCTTCCACTCCGGCAAACGCCTCCAACATCAGAGAAAGTCCCCGGCCGGATTGCAATCCGCCCTGGTAGAGAAGCACCGATGTATCCCGACCCACTCCCAATGCCCGGTGCAGGCGGCCGTCATCGGTCACATCTGCCAACGGCGGCACATTGCGCACCACCGAAACCCGTTCCAGGCCGTATTGCTTACGAAAGTAGGCCGCCCGTGTCTCGTTGGTGGTGATAAAGCCATCCGACCGTCGCCCCAACTGTTTCTCCAATCCATGCCATAACCGGGAATGGGACCATCCCTCCCGGTCAGCGGAGATTTCATGGGCATCGTAAACGAGAGGGCGGCGGCGCAACCGGGAAGCTAGAAACAGCGGAGCCAGCGTGTTCACATCATGAGCATGGAACCGGTCCGGCCGCATGCGCCAAGCTTCCCAAAAAAACAAACCATCGATCCAGCGCCGATCCAGCCAAAGCAAAAAGGAGCGAACCAAGGTGGAGAGCCCCCTGATTCGCCCGGATGGCGCCGCAGCTGAAGCCGTTCGGCCGGACGGCGCCGGTGAGGACGGACGCGGTGCGGACACCCGACGACGCGGGCGGCGGGGAAGCCGATGAATTAGTCGCGTCAGGCGCCGCACGATGACACCGTCCCTTTCCTCTTCCCGTACCGTATCCCCCGGCTGATGGATGGCCAGGACCGTTACCCGCCAGCCGGCCCGTGTCAGGGTAGCCGCTTCTTTCATCACCCGGGCATCGGTAACACAGGTATTGCGCACCGCCATCACCACGGTACGTCCGGCGGATTCACAGTTCGCGGAGGTGGGGTTGGATCGATACATGGTTTTCTCTGTCCCTTTCCCGAGTGCTTTCGATGGTTTCATAGAGTTGGACCAACTGCTCCTGTTCCTTCTCCCAGGTGAGTTTCCGCTTCGCCTTTAAGGCGGCGATCAGATACGATTCCGGCTCCTCCAGAATCTCCCGGATTGCATCGGCGATCCCCTTCACATCTTGCGGATCGACCAGTTTACCCGTTTTGGTGGCACCGACGACAATCGCTTTGCCCGGATGATCGGAGGATACCATCGGGATGCCTGCCTGGATATATTCGAAGATTTTATTGGGTGTGGACAACACGTTGTTCAGACAGCTGTCCTGGTACAACACCATCCCCACATCGGCGTGGGCCGTTACCCGCAACATCTCCTGAGGCAACAGCGGTTCATGGAAAAAGACGCGCTCGGTCAGTTTCAGTTCCTCCGCCATGCGGGTGAGACGCTCCTGCAATTCCCCAAAGCCGAGCAGCACCAGCTTACAAGTGACGGGCAGATGGACGAGGGATCGGATCACTTCCTCCAATCCTCGGTTGTGGGAAAAGCCGCCCTGATACAACAAAATCCGGTCCTCTTCATCCAACTGATATTTTTGGTGGAAATAGTTTTTCTCCACAGGCAGTTGTTCCAAGGATTCTGGGATATTGCGGACGACTGCGGTTTTTAACTCTCTGCCATACCGGTTCTTAAATTCCCGTTCCATCAGTTCATTGACGGTGATCAGCCAATCTACATAGTGGATCCACCATGCCTCGACGCGGTAACCCACCATTCGCTCCCATCGTCCCTTGCCGTTCATCTCATTGAAGAGTTCGTGAGAATCATAGATAAGTGTATATCCTTTTTTCCGCTTTAGGGAAACACCGATGCTGAGGGTATTCAAGTCATGGCAGTGAACGGCGTCATAGGAAGCGGCCTGACATAGTTCACTGATCTTTAAGGCGAATTGCCGCTGAGCCACCACGTCTTTAGCCATCTTGACCACCGGGTTGCGGATCACCCGGTATACCCCCCGCTGGATGCGCCGGTCTGCCTTTCGCTCCACATACCGCTTCATCCGCTTGGTGTGGATGGGGATCCGGAGCAGCCGGATCTTTTCGTGCAAATCCGGCGGTGGCTCGGCGGTGGTGTGTAAACAGGCGATGTCCACATCCCAACCCGACCGGGCCAGGGCCAGGGCTTCCCGCTGCACCCTAGCATCATAGTGGATATCCTTAAACAAAATCATCAGCACGCGCACCGTCGCCAACCTCCTTTATAAGTGGGTCTCTCCTCTCCCCATCCATACAAATCAAGAGTCAAAGGGTACCGGCTGGACATCATAAAATTCGGGTTTCATCTCCAAAGGCGGAGTTTGAACCTTCACAGCGGCATCTGCCTGCACCCCGAAAGCGAATCCCAACCACAGCAATCCCGCGGCCAACCAAGAAATTCGCACAGCCAACCGTCGACTCATCCTCTCTCCTCCATTTCGAAAAGCACTCTGATCGGTGAATACCCGGACAGAACCTAGTACTACAGTTGCATTTGTTCAAAGAGTTGTATATGAGCGTGGGTGGGTCGGGCTGGCGGGCTGTCTTCGATCTCTTGCAAAAAGCGCATAGCGAGACCGGAAGCGAAGCGACCTAGGCGAGACTTGTGCTCTATGAGTACAAAGGATCGCAGCCATCCCACCACCCTCCCTTCTCACATCTACGCCTGCTCTTTAAGTACAACTGTAGTACTAGCCCAATTCATCCAAGGCTTCCTGGTAGCGACCATTGTCCGGGTCGATTTCACGGGCCTTTTTCAAACTGTTCTCCGCCTGTTCCAATTCCCCCTGTTTGGCCAACACCACACCCAGTTGGTAGTGGTGGAGTGCCCGGCCCGGTTCCCGTTTCACCGCCTGTTCCGCGCTTTGCCGGGCGGCGTCATAGTCCTCGTTATAATAATGGGCGATGGAGAGGCGGTAATGGGCTCGAGCGTTTTTGGGGTTTATCTCCACCGCTTCGGAGTAGAAATTGATGGCGTGGCGGGCCAAGGTGAGACCCTCAAAACGGCGTTCTTTGGAAGAGAGGGATTTATCCTTTTTTACGCGCTCTCGATCCGCCAGATAGATATTGCCCGTCGTGATCCAGTAGCGGGCATTCTCCGGTTCCAGTTTGGCGGCTCGCCATGCATAATTTTTGGCCCGTTCCAGATCTTTGTCCTTTAGGAGGAAGATGGCACGGTCGTGATGATAGAGGGCATTGTTTCGATCCTGGTCAATGGCAAACTGGATGGAACGGGTCGCGGCGGTGTAATCTCCCATCGCCCCCTGGATCTTTCCTTGGTGGTAGAGGTATTCCGGGTGTTTCGGTTCCAGGGAGAGCGCCCGTCCGATAGCCCGCTCCGCTTCCTCCCAATCTTCCGCATAATAAGCATGAACAACCAACGCATCATACACATCCGCATCGGGAATCTGTTTCACTCCGTTTTTCAGGAGACGAACGCCTTGGTCATATTGCTTCTGCTCCCCGTAAATATTGGCCAGGTGGAGGAGGTATCCCTTCTCCTCGGGATTTAACTCCACACTTTGTTTGCCTAACTGGATGGCCCTGTCCATCTCCCCTTCTTTGTAAGCACGGACAGACTCTTCATAATGTTGGGCCGCTTTGGCCGCTTTTTCCTCCGGGCTGGCCCCCTCGGCAATGGAGTTGTCATCCCCCAAATAGGAGGTGACGGCCCATCCCCCTCCCGCCAACAACAGCAAGACGGCTGCTCCCGTCGCCGCCCAGACGAGCCACTGGGGCCGGGGAGAGGATTTTTCCCGCTGTTTGAAGATAACGGGGCGGGAATGTTTCTTTTCAGTTTCAGACGGGGTCCCTTCCGCCTCAAGGGAGCCGCTCTCCAATGGCGCCTGCTTCACGGAATCCTTGTGCCACACGGGGTTTAACACTTCTTCGGCCCCATTGGCCATACGGGAATGAGAGGGGGAGCGACCGGCGGACCCGTCATCCACTTCGCCCGCTTGCCATCCTTCCCATTGCTCGGGATCCAGCCCCCCTGCGGGTGGAGCTGCCTGTGCCTGCGTCACCCCCCGGCTGAACCAGTCCTCTTTGAAACCGGCCCAACCGGGAGTCATGTAGTAGATGAGATCATCTTTTTTTTTTTGCCTGTCGGCTTCCACCGGAATCTGCTCCAGCCAATTCCACAGCTGACCGATGGTGGGGCGCTCTTCCGGTTTGGCCTGAAGACTGTGCATCACAAAGTATTCCAGCCCCTCCGGCACATCGCTGCGGAAGGACCGGACGGGTTCCAATCCTGAGCCCGGTTGAGGACTGGTGCCTGTCAACATGATGTAGGTAAGGGCGCCAAGGGAGTAAGCATCCAGGGAATGCTCCTGCTTGCGGCGCATCTCCGGGTTCTTTTCCGGGGAGGGGTTGTTTCCGTTCCACTTGGGCAAAAGGCCGTGGGCTCCCCCGTACAGAAATCGGACTGTATCAGCCGAGATCAGCATATTCTGCGGATGAATAACTGCAAATTGCCCCTGCTCTTCCAACTGCACCCAATGACCGGCAATCGCCCGCAGCAAATCCAGGGTCTCTCCCAGGGAGAGAGGAACGGCCTGGTACAGATGGTGAGCCATCAGTGTTCCATCCATCTTGCCATATACCTGGAAGAGGGTTCCTTTTTCCACGAACAACCCCTGCAACGGCACGAACGCCTGCCGGTCCCGCTTTAACAGTTCGCCCAGCTGTGCCCCCCTCTGAATATGACGAAGATCCATCCCATGCAGAAAACGGGTGGGAATGGGTTCTTCATCATGGGTTACCGCATCCGTCTGCTTGGGAATTTCGGCATAGTGAAGCACCCCCTGGACAAAAGGGAAGGAATGGAGCACCCGGTAGGTGTTTCGGATCCAATCGCCTGGTTTCATTGTGTTCATGTCCATCGGACTCCTTCGTTCAAATCTCCCGTGGGATGGAATCCCGAAATATGTATAAAGGCATGGAAACATGCCAAGATTCTACACGGTTTGACAAGGTCAACTGGTATTCATTTTACCATGAACCCGGATGGCAGGATACCCTTTTTTCCGCAAGAAAACGGACATTCCGCTCCTTGTCAAGTCCCCTTTTGCTGGTAATGGCGAAAAAGATTTTGACGGAAGGACAGGCCCCTGTACACCGGCGAATACTTGTAATGGAAGAAACTCATCTGAGAGGAATGATCGCGATGAACCGAAAAGCGGTCCGTGCCTGGGTGATGTATGACTGGGCCAACTCCGCTTTCGCCACCACCATCATGGCGGCGGTGATGCCCATCTACTACGCCGATGTGGCGGCCACAGGCCTGGATGACACCACCAAGACTGCATACTGGGGCTATACCCAATCGATTGCTCTGATCTTTGTCGTTCTTTTGGCCCCGGTGCTCGGCGCCATCGCCGACCGCTCTCACTCCAAACGCGCTTTCCTCCGCTTTTTCACCTATATGGGCGTCGTCGCTTCCATCTTGCTCGCCTTTGTGGGGGAAGGACAGTGGATTCTGGCTTCCATCCTGGTCATCCTGGGAACGTTGGCTTTTTCCGGCGGCAATGTCTTTTACGACGCTTTCCTGACCGATCTCGTCCCCGAGGAGAAAAAACGAGACTATGTCTCCTCCCGGGGATACGCCTACGGTTATATCGGAGGCGGAATCCTGTTGGCCATCAACCTGGCCATGATCTCCTTTCCGGCCGCCTTTGGTTTGCCCGATGCCCAGGTGGCCACCCAGCTCTCCTTTTTCTCCGTGGGAATCTGGTGGTTTGTTTTTTCCATCCCCTTTTTCCGCCATGTGAAGAAACATCCTGCAAGTAACGATGCTCCCAAAGAAAGCCCCTTCGCCCACGCTTCCTCCGGCATCCGCTCCACCCTGCAAACGATCCGCAGCCTGAAACGCTACCCCGAACTCCTCAAATTCTTGATCGCTTTCTGGTTCTTCTCCGACGGCATCAATACCATCATCAAGATGGCCACCATCTACGGCCGCGAGATCGGCATCGGCCAGACCGACCTGATCGCCGCCCTCCTGATCACTCAGTTCGTCGGCATCCCATTCACTCTCCTTTTCGGCAAGATCGCCGAAAAGACGGGGGCCATGCGAACCCTGATCGCCACACTGGGCATCTACCTCATGATCGTCATCCTGGGTTACTTTATGCAGACCGCCCTTCATTTCTACCTGCTGGCCATTCTGGTAGGAACCGTCCAGGGAGGGAGCCAATCCTTGAGCCGCTCCATCTTCACCCGCTTGGTCCCGGTCCACCGCAACGCCGAATTCTTCGGCTTTTACGGCCTTTCCGGCAAATTCGCCTCCATCTTCGGCCCCTTCCTCTTCGGTCTGGTGGGCCAGCTCACCGGCTCCAGCCGCTACGGCATCACCGCCCTCTCCTTTTTCTTCATCGCCGGCATCCTCATGCTGCTGCTGGTCAACCTGGATAAAGGAAAAGCGGAAGCAGAAGCGGTGGTAAGAGAAGAAACCGGAGGGAAGTTTCCGACACAGTCGATGTAAAGGTAAAAGATTTAAAAGAGAGAGAATCGCCCCTCTACCGTTATGGTGGAAGGGGCGATGGTTTTGTTGTTGGAGTGCATAGGGGTAGTAGTAGGTTTCATCGACGATCCAAATCGTTGGAAGATGTGTTTTGTTGTATCGAACAGGTTTATCGACGATCTTTTATGTTATACTTGTTATAACAATGATCAAGTTTAAACCTTTCTTTGAATATCCATAATGGAAGGAGTAAGCAAATAAAGTGGGTGTGAAAATGAGCAAAAACCCAAGCCAGATCCGTACAGTCGGACGTATGGGCAACACCACGGGTGTAAGTGTACCGTCAGAATTTCTGGATAAAATGCGACTGAAGCGCGGCGATAAGATTGAAGTAAGCTATGACGAGCAGCGAAACGAAATTCGCATCCGTCCGGTTCGAACCCTCCCTGAGGGAGTCAGCGAAGACTTTTTACGCACCTTAGATGCTGTGCTTACCGAACGTGACCAAGTATTTAAAAATCTGAAGGATCGATAACTCCGTGAAAACCAGATATTTAACCGTTGAGGAAGTAATACTGGCACATGACATCATCATGATGAAATACGGCGGGGGAGGGACAGGAGTCCGTGACGAATCTGGACTGGAAGCAGCGGTTTATCGCCCCCAAGCAGAGCACTTCGGAGTAGAAGTACATCCCGCCTTTTGGCGAAAGGCGGCGGTGCTTACCCAATCACTGATACAAGGACATTACTTCCATGATGGCAACAAGCGTACCGCATATGCTGCCCTAGAGGTGTTTACAAGACTGAACGGCTATATCTTGACCGTAAGCAATGAGGAAGCGGAAAACACGATGGTACAAATAGCAAGCGAAGATTCATTTGCCGGGGAAGAGGGGTTAGATTCCCTGTCGCAACTTCTTGAGAGTTGGTGTATGAAGCAGGAGAAGGATAAAAAAGACAGCTAAGCACTGCCTAGCTGTTGTAATTGGATCGCCGTGGGAGCTAATCCTTCGGCCTCTTTAATTCCCCTGGCTACAGGTACCGACACGTCGCCGGTGAGCGTAGAATTTTTTCAATTCACGGGTGTAGGACTAACAAGCGTACACATAAAAACACCCCATCGGGGGGTGCTATCGATCCATAGCAGTTAATTTATCACGAAATCTCCATGTCCGACAAAGGTACTCGGAGACTCATCGGACGGATCCTCCTGTGGTCCGTTGGGATCCAAGTACGAGTGTAACTGCACACCTAATACCTGCATGATGCGTTGAGCCTTCACATAGCTGATGCCATGGTATTCGTTGCTTTCATCTTTGCTGATCTGAGCACGGGAGACATTCAATCGACGAGCCAGTTCAGCCTGACTCCATCCGCGATAAATCCGATAAGCAATTAACATTTTACCAAAGTCATGTTGGATACCTTGGAAGTTGCCCTTCTGGCATCGTTCGTACAAGTCTACTTCCCATTTCATGTCGTCGTACAAGTTACGCAACGGTCCGACCGCTCGCTCAACCTCTTCGGTATTATAGCCTTCGTCTTGCAACTGTTGCTGCACCTGACGCATATGCTCTTCGAATTCCTTCATCTTATGAAGGGTCTTTTTATATTCCTGCTCCGTGTGAAGCATGAAAATCATCCTTTCACGATTTTGACGATGCCCTTCCCTATACCGGCCCTTGTCTGTGTGAAGAATTCCGGAAACGGTTTATTTGGCCAATTGAGGTGTAATTCCGGCACATGGGGGAACAACTCGATGGAGACAGCCTGCTTTTTTTAAGGTTCGATAAAAAATGTTTTTCAGAAGCATGCTCCCGTGAAAAGTTCCAAAAAAGTGACCATACACAATCCAACCAATCAGAAAAAATAAAGAGAGCATCCGAGCGGACATGGTTCTACTTCTACATTTCAGTCTCTTTGAGACTTCTCCTCAATCTTCCTTTCTGTTTTTTTATCATCTTCTTCTATTGCCTCTTCCAATTTATCACTGTAATCACTAATATATATATCTAATTTTTCTCCTCGTGATTGAATCAGATCATCCACCTTATTATTGTCTCCACCTATTAACCCCATATCGTCCATGATCATCTCTAACCTATGCAATCTAGATTCTTCTTGTGAAAAAATATTATAAAACTCACTTTCCAGATCTGCTAAATTAGAATATTTGTCTGATTTTTGTTGAGCAGTTGAACCATAATTCTCATTTTTCCAATCCTCCCATGCTTCTTCTATTTTTTCGCGTTCCCTTTCCATAAACTCCTGTAATTCTTCTTCTGTGTTAACCGTTTCGTATACGCCAGCACCGGCTTCCGCTACTTGTTTTAATTCTTTTTGCCCTTTATCATCCACATCAAAGCCAATGATATTGACCATCGCCTGTATGTCCGACTGGTTTAATTTCTTCGCTTCTTTTACTGGATCACCGCCACACGTCTCCTCTCCATCACTTACGACATAAACCAAATTGCGGGCGTTTTGGGAGTTGGCACTCAAATCGTTTCTAGCGCTTTGGATTGCAGCCGCCAAGGGAGTCCAACCCGTAGGTTTGACGCTGTCCAGTGATTGCTGGAAACGATCGTCATCATAT is a genomic window containing:
- a CDS encoding glycosyltransferase family 4 protein, which produces MYRSNPTSANCESAGRTVVMAVRNTCVTDARVMKEAATLTRAGWRVTVLAIHQPGDTVREEERDGVIVRRLTRLIHRLPRRPRRRVSAPRPSSPAPSGRTASAAAPSGRIRGLSTLVRSFLLWLDRRWIDGLFFWEAWRMRPDRFHAHDVNTLAPLFLASRLRRRPLVYDAHEISADREGWSHSRLWHGLEKQLGRRSDGFITTNETRAAYFRKQYGLERVSVVRNVPPLADVTDDGRLHRALGVGRDTSVLLYQGGLQSGRGLSLMLEAFAGVEGAHLAVIGFGRLRPSLEQEAARLGLSDRVTFLGRIPHEELLAYTAGARAGLQLLENTCLNHYTACSNKLHEYLMAEVPVIASDLPEMRRVVEETGAGRLVPPGEMGAVRQAMREMVGNREEWIQMKESARRHKHRYHWGLEEPTLLKLYGMSANRMEAKS
- a CDS encoding glycosyltransferase, with product MKQQIRYLLARLLSHGVQKKPALKQWFPRSIRWKLLLADAYIARSQFRDARGMIEEALTLNPVHPGTHSRAYQLAQQLGEVDAWESWVEQLSEDHPFSDVPFYQRGVHFRKKKEWDQARLLLERAYELSAGSDKAAKVLKRTYYDLRDVESLLRLGWDWPSPFLEKDEYLFLYRHSTSRGRKEWLLPLMERAARDWPDSLELQLLWVDTLVRADRVEEGGRFLERIRHRFPDRKEVERKQALVESIHYSRELADALLHEGMEAFQSKLGEVRQQLPHQVGEVLAETARLFADRRDVDEEAAASFFALLEKEGVERLLRREVELMWRIRRRETHRVVEELEDWLHMAPSDEEGKVRQAGTLKEAAAFLLEEKRYLYALACLERLERDYPHALEPAELHRDMGLCRRELGRVEEALASVEEEHRLRPTTGTQRKRAILQDEVELARSPLQIPDAGGSKGTPVSGRVLHVLNNTLPYTSNGYAIRSQAILRFQKERGFRPVVATRLGFPEGKSHETGVLREAVDGLLAYRLVDADHRLRFTPIHTYLKRYAEALERVVEEVRPEAIHAASNFFNGYPAAVAARSHGIPFIYEVRGFWEMTRAAAVEGYDGSAKYESHRRMEREVIHAADQVVVIGETLKEYLMDEGVSADKITVVPNGVDTRQFEPLPPDLELAAQWGLEGKRVIGFIGSITPYEGLDDLIQAFARLSDERDDLRLLIVGGGRELPRLKEWASRLQVRDRVIFTGRVAHSEVPRYYSLVDLCPFPRMGASVCELIPPLKPLEAMALAKTVLVSDLPALREMVRDGETGIVFRSGDVDALTDALAQALHAPGEAGRMGRHAREWVLQNRDWRDVVIRYRQVYDRVMTAPV
- a CDS encoding glycosyltransferase, yielding MRVLMILFKDIHYDARVQREALALARSGWDVDIACLHTTAEPPPDLHEKIRLLRIPIHTKRMKRYVERKADRRIQRGVYRVIRNPVVKMAKDVVAQRQFALKISELCQAASYDAVHCHDLNTLSIGVSLKRKKGYTLIYDSHELFNEMNGKGRWERMVGYRVEAWWIHYVDWLITVNELMEREFKNRYGRELKTAVVRNIPESLEQLPVEKNYFHQKYQLDEEDRILLYQGGFSHNRGLEEVIRSLVHLPVTCKLVLLGFGELQERLTRMAEELKLTERVFFHEPLLPQEMLRVTAHADVGMVLYQDSCLNNVLSTPNKIFEYIQAGIPMVSSDHPGKAIVVGATKTGKLVDPQDVKGIADAIREILEEPESYLIAALKAKRKLTWEKEQEQLVQLYETIESTRERDRENHVSIQPHLREL
- a CDS encoding MFS transporter codes for the protein MNRKAVRAWVMYDWANSAFATTIMAAVMPIYYADVAATGLDDTTKTAYWGYTQSIALIFVVLLAPVLGAIADRSHSKRAFLRFFTYMGVVASILLAFVGEGQWILASILVILGTLAFSGGNVFYDAFLTDLVPEEKKRDYVSSRGYAYGYIGGGILLAINLAMISFPAAFGLPDAQVATQLSFFSVGIWWFVFSIPFFRHVKKHPASNDAPKESPFAHASSGIRSTLQTIRSLKRYPELLKFLIAFWFFSDGINTIIKMATIYGREIGIGQTDLIAALLITQFVGIPFTLLFGKIAEKTGAMRTLIATLGIYLMIVILGYFMQTALHFYLLAILVGTVQGGSQSLSRSIFTRLVPVHRNAEFFGFYGLSGKFASIFGPFLFGLVGQLTGSSRYGITALSFFFIAGILMLLLVNLDKGKAEAEAVVREETGGKFPTQSM
- a CDS encoding tetratricopeptide repeat protein, which produces MNTMKPGDWIRNTYRVLHSFPFVQGVLHYAEIPKQTDAVTHDEEPIPTRFLHGMDLRHIQRGAQLGELLKRDRQAFVPLQGLFVEKGTLFQVYGKMDGTLMAHHLYQAVPLSLGETLDLLRAIAGHWVQLEEQGQFAVIHPQNMLISADTVRFLYGGAHGLLPKWNGNNPSPEKNPEMRRKQEHSLDAYSLGALTYIMLTGTSPQPGSGLEPVRSFRSDVPEGLEYFVMHSLQAKPEERPTIGQLWNWLEQIPVEADRQKKKDDLIYYMTPGWAGFKEDWFSRGVTQAQAAPPAGGLDPEQWEGWQAGEVDDGSAGRSPSHSRMANGAEEVLNPVWHKDSVKQAPLESGSLEAEGTPSETEKKHSRPVIFKQREKSSPRPQWLVWAATGAAVLLLLAGGGWAVTSYLGDDNSIAEGASPEEKAAKAAQHYEESVRAYKEGEMDRAIQLGKQSVELNPEEKGYLLHLANIYGEQKQYDQGVRLLKNGVKQIPDADVYDALVVHAYYAEDWEEAERAIGRALSLEPKHPEYLYHQGKIQGAMGDYTAATRSIQFAIDQDRNNALYHHDRAIFLLKDKDLERAKNYAWRAAKLEPENARYWITTGNIYLADRERVKKDKSLSSKERRFEGLTLARHAINFYSEAVEINPKNARAHYRLSIAHYYNEDYDAARQSAEQAVKREPGRALHHYQLGVVLAKQGELEQAENSLKKAREIDPDNGRYQEALDELG
- a CDS encoding AbrB/MazE/SpoVT family DNA-binding domain-containing protein → MGVKMSKNPSQIRTVGRMGNTTGVSVPSEFLDKMRLKRGDKIEVSYDEQRNEIRIRPVRTLPEGVSEDFLRTLDAVLTERDQVFKNLKDR